The nucleotide sequence AAAAGGAGGACTGTTTGGAGGGGAAGTGAAAGCAAGGGATGTGACACCTAGGCAAGCTACTCATAGATATGTCTAAAATCCTTGATCCAAACCTCTGTTCTTCTGCATTGCTGCAAGTCCTCTAAAGGATCTGCCAATATCCACCTGCAATTTTCTTCACCCTATCTGGCTACCCACCTACTCCTTTCTCAATAGGCCTCAGTTTCAACACATAACTCTTTCCGTCACTGAAGGCTCTCCCAAACCCCTCTTCTCATGACCTGCCCAAAACTAAGGACTGGGGAcaaacctcttcctcctcccaggcAAAGACAGTTCTTACATCCTTCCATACGAAGGAGCTGAATCACAAGTAGCCTGTGTGACGAAAAAACAGTTTTATAattatgctgtatgctgtatagAACAGAGCAAGTTTTATCTGCTATTGAGTTTGTATTGCTAAGAACCTGGCTCAGTGGGAAAAAAATAGTATCctcaaacataaaataaaaggtCTTCCTGATAGCCAGACTTTTTTTTAGTAAAGCTGCCAAATGCATTTGTTCCTGCCTGCAGTAATCTATTCAAACAATTTTTCGTCAACAGAGGGGTAATGTATATTGAATTCTTTTAAATCAATATAAGTTGCAGAATAGACAGTTTGCTTTGATGACTGGTGTTAATTTTGTGTATTTTTTCTCCTTTCCAATTGCCCAACAAAGTATAATCTAATTCTGGACTAAATTGTCTCCTTTATCTGATCTGATGAAGACAAAATATTACTTGAAGTCTGAGTTGTACATCTTCCTAACTTTTCATGTTTTTTCTGTATTTATtgaaattaaaaacaagcagGAAGGGTACTCTAATCTTCTTAGTATCTTAACGCAAAAAACACATTGATCTTAGAGAACTTTGCTCTCAGAGGAAGCGTGTGAGGAATTGGCCATAGCTGGGAGTAACACTGAAGCATGGCCTAGTTCTATTTAAACAAGCAACAGTGAGACTTGGGCTCATGCATTCCCTTCCACGTGGCTGGAAGGAGTCAGCATCTAACTTCAGTTTCTTTTACTGATTGTTTCATCTCAATTCAGGACTATGGTTTATCACTAAGAACAGTTTCAAAACAAGTCAGCTTCAAACCATGAGTTATAAAACTGGCTTGTTTATAGATAGCCTAAACCACAATCCTCAGTTCAGACAAAAATGGCaagctgactttaaaaaaaagttgaaagtAAACATTGTCAAAGTCATCCTCCAGGAAGCATGGGGGCAAGAGGGAATGCACAAGGTGAAAGCTTATTCATATAGcagtaagccatggtttactGTTACATCCAAACACAGCCATTGGCTATTACCAAATCTGTGTGTTGTAATTAGGAATCTTGCATACTGTGAGGAGAAAACTGGTGCCAGCTAAAAGTAAATGAGCAGTGGAAAAAACATTCCTGTTGGCCATATCAACTGTGAATATGACCAGGTAGTTAAAGAGTGCTATGGGATGACCAATTCACATTAAGAAATATAGCAGAAGCCAAGTCATCTTGGAGAAACTGCTGTGGGGGAGCATCACATTTTGATGGCTCTTGGGCAACAGGCCTCAAGTAAGCCTCCTACTTATGCTGCTTGGCCTAGAGCTTGAGGCTGATAAAGATGATATGGCAGCAGGTGGTTAGGGTCTGGGAGGAGACTGCATTATGGACTGGGCTTAGTAGTGAATTTAGTAACTATCCATATATGTGAGAAAGTCCAGGATGATCTCTACTGGAGCCAAGCAAGGAGCGAGTAGGACTGATGAAAGAGGAGATAAGCCTCTGCTGGTTGAGAGAAtctaggctcaagttacaggaagccagatttcagctgagtatcaggaaaaacctcctaaccgttacagcagtatgacaatggaagcaGTTAcctaggctctccaacactagaggcattcaagaggccacctgtcgggtatgctttaatttggacttCTGCACTGAGGAGGagattggccttataggccccctttaactctactattctatgactctaacCCTAGCTGAAATTGAAAGGCTGTCCCCAATCTTCTTTTCCGTGGTAAAAATCCAGATATTATTCTGTACAAAGCAGCAAGCCCACATAGCGTACATTCAAGCAACTTGTCCAGCTAGCGGAGCCCTGATGGGCCTCTTGAAGAGCCAGCTGGGAAACAGGTGTCAAAACAGGTGTCATCACAAGGCCCAACCCTGTGGGCATGTGAAAGGCCAGGGTCAGGGGGACAGGACAGACCAGCGCCAGGGCTGGATGGGAACAGAGCAAAGTATAAATtgggggtggaggggttcttactTCGTAGAGTTCTGTTACCTCAGACAGCGGGACCGGCTGGCTGAAGATGTTGCCCGTGTCCTTCTCCTGGAGCTGCTCAAGTGTCCGGcgcaggaggatgaggaatgggGTCAGCTGCATCTCTAGCGCCACTTGCTGGATTTTAATCTGAAACACAGAGAGGGGAGGGGCCACTGAGCGCTCGGGTTCCATTACTTTCAGCTATATCTGAGCAGGAACCTCTGAAGTAGCATGGAGTTAGGAAGCACAAACAcccagggcagggatggggatcttgtggccctccagatgccgtcGGGCTACAACACTTCCCCACATCACATGCCAgcccactggctgtgctggatgggggctgatgggaattggagtcctaaaacatctggagggccacaggctccccatcttgGACCGAAGAAAAGGGCAGAGGTCAAAGAACATCAGTGACAAAGCTTCTGAGGGGGCATGGGGTCAAAAGATACAAAGAGCCGGTTGCCTGTTTTAGCAGTTTCCTTTGCTGTCTCACTCCCAGCTCCTATCACTCTGGCGGTCTGTGCCTATTGGAAAGTTTCCTTCTCTCAAGATCTGTGTCAGTGAGAAGCATGGGTTCCGGACCTTCGCAGCCCCACCTGTCCTCATCCCTTAGGTGACTGGAGTTTCCTATCATTAGGGAACATTTTCTACATCAACCTGCCTGACCTGAAACCCTGCATGTTAGCAGCAGATCCCAGCAGAATGTTGCAGGGTGAACTCTCCGTTTGTGTGGGGTGCCAATgggcctgttggccttgctgCCCCACAGAGTGCATGCCTTGAAGGTGCCAACACTCCCCTGAAACTGCCCTGTGACAGGATATCAGTTCTGGTGTGTGGGAAAGAAGCTGCCTTTTGAGCGGCTTGCCTGCCGTTACTGACCTTGTTATTGTGGAACCCCTAATACGCTGCTGAAAGCCACCACCCTGGGGAATGCAGAGAGACATCATGCACAATCCGAGCACTGGTTTTGCTCATGCATCATGTTGGGACATGGCCTGGGACCAGGCTCTGGGGACGAGGACAATCTGTGGGGACTGATAACTACCAAGAGTGGGGCGGAATTTGCACTGGAGCAAACTATTCCCCCCAAGAGGAGCTTGGCGTCTCCCCAAAGACCTCTTAGGCAACCCTCTTCCTTGCCGACTCCCCCAGGAAGGTGTCTACCCCTCCCCCAACTCCCCCAGGAAAGTCTTTCGTTCTCATGTCACTCAGCTACCCTGCCAAGGCCCAACACTTCCCTCTTGCCACTCCACTCCGAGAGCTCCACACTCACCTAGATACTCCGGAgcatctttcccccctcccctaacTTTCCTCAGGAGAGGAagcctctcccccccacacacacacacaacatctcCCTTTCCCGGCGCAGTTACCGTCTCTCTCTTGAGCTTCTCCCGCTTGCGAATTAACTCCACCAGCAAGCGCGCTCGTTCCAGGTCATGGCGGAGGCGCTGCCAGGATTTCAGCTGCTCTTTCAGGGCCCAGTTCTTATCCTCTGTGTTATCTCGCTGCAGGAACATCAGAGTCTATGAGAGGAAGGGGCATCCCTGCCCCTTGCCAGGCTGCCACTGCTTGGACGCAGAGCAGCAACAAGCTCCTGCCAGTGTTGCTGCCAGGAgccaagggcagggagggggtagTAAACACCAGAGCAGAGTGGGGCACACTGAGAGCAGAGAGTGCTGTGGAGGGCTCACAAGAGGAGAACAAGggccttctccctctctcctggaagaaggaagaggcaaggagctgccttacacagagtcagagcTCCCTACCCCGGACTaactaccctgactggcagcaactctccacggtttcaggagAGGGATTCCTACACCACAAGGTCCTTTAGGAAGAGATGCCAAGATGGAACGTAGGactttttacatgcaaagcaggtccttTGGGGTTAAGCTCATACTGGTTTGCGCCATGGACATAAGAAATCCATGGACACACGAACCCAGCCCGCCTCGCTCTGACAGCCTTCGTGTGAACTGGGGAGTACCTGGTCAGGGACCTTGCTTCTCCCAGACAACCCCGTGCTCCTTTAGCCCCACCCAACAATTACAGGTGGAGGGCCAGTCTAGAGACCGTGCTCTCAGCCACAAGCACCTGACGATTCCGCTCCACTCGTCCCTCCCTTGTAGATGATCAAAGCCCGCATCCACCCTTGCCCCAAAACTTCAAGAAGCCACACCTGCTCAGTCTTGgacacagggggaggaggagccGGCCTCCCTGGCTCACAGTTCCTATGTGACTGCAGGTGCGTTTGGAGCCGGCGCAGCAAAGGGACCCCATTGCGGGACTGCCTCTTCAGGGTCCAGTAGCTGTGCAATCTCTGCATGAACTGGCTCTTCCTCTGGAGGGTCAAGCGGTTGGTGATCTTACTGAGCCTGCAGGGGAAGATGGGAGGCGTCAACTGGGCCATGCCGCAGGATGCTTGAGGCCCAGCGAGGGAGGGTGGTTCTGCCTGAACCGCAGGCCTAAGAAGAAGGGTAGCCAAGCAGCATTAGTGTGTTGCAGCAGTTAAAGACAGTGGGGTTTGGGTATGGGAAAACCTGGCTCCAAATTCTCTACACAATCAGGAAGGTCACAGAGCTGCCTTGGGCATGTTGCTAGCTCTCAGCATTACCTACCATGCAGAGTCATTATGAGGTTTAAACAAGAGAAGAACTTCATCCACTATGAACAATAAAAGTGTGTTGTTGCTACAGTACTTGTGAATGACAGCTCTGCAATGGATTTTCTGTTGGACTTCACTTTATCCTGCTTCAAAAATCTCCTGTCTGTGCACCACTAGGAGAACAGGGGCAGGGATCCAGACCCATCAAAGAACTAGGTCAAAGATGAGGATAAAATTGGTTTGCACAAGCCAGGCTTCAGCTGACAGTTAGATCCTGAGTGGGGAGAAAAGCCCATCCATCAAGTTTGTCAACAGAATTTCCTTGGCTAACATAAAACTACCCCAATCAGCATCCTGTCTCTAACCTCTGATGCCTAAGATGAAGGAAGTTAGGGCtgatttcacactgcactttattccgttattctcaCAATTTctcacctggtaatttgcacattatatttgatatttcacatgacgtacaagctagttctggaattctagtagaatatagtgcaaatttagtgcaaattttgcatgGTGACATGACAAGATCTCAGACCTCCCACACAATAGAGAAGCACAGTGCACATGCatataacaggtgagggatgaaaacaagacattctTCATTGCaactgtgtgaaagacatttgcgcaaaatgccggtatatcagctgaaaaagctacccTTCCTTAactcaacaggtactgcagtgtgaaaggaaattTAGACATTGGGGCAGAAGGACTACCATttcaatccattaaactaatgcaataagccccgagtctgaaagcagcctcagtGAAAAATCAAGAACCTGGTGAGGGAGGAAAGCCTTTCCTGACTACACTGTGCCACCAACTAAAGCACCAAAATACAATGACACAGGAGTGATGGAGATGAGCTAGACAACCTTTGGAGCTGACCTGGGCTCAAATCGTGCCTAAGccacaaattcattacagcaagtCATTTATCTCAGCTTCACCCCGAGGTACAACTGCTACTTGCCCCTTTGCCTGGGACAACAGCAGTTCTTCGTAGTCAGGTGGCCAGTGGCTGCAGTCACTGGGAGCTCCTGCCCTGGAAAATAGcattactattttatttatttattacatttatctcccacttttcctccaaagagctcaaggtggtgtgcatggttctctgcctccccattttatcctcatcataaccctgtaaggtaggttaggctgagagaacgtgactggcccaagatcacctaccaagcttcatgggtgagtagggatttgaaccttggtatagcacagtggggaggagagcctggctgggagtccagagtctgtgagttcaaatccccactcatgtctcctgggtgtcaagggccagctaaaggtcacccccacagtgagtggctcaggggtaagTGCCCTGCCAcgtgtgcagccgtgggcaagctgcatagtcccaaggagcccagttgccccccagctggaagttgcggacaaggaaggggctggcttgtgcagctgtggcaagctgagcaggccctagccagctggggaggactaacctcagagggaggcaatggtaaacccctccgaataccgcttaccatgaaaatcctattcatggggttgccataagttgggatcgacttgaaggcagtccatttccattttcctcgtgggttctagtccaacaccctaaccactacaccacattggctccctTCTGAGAAGCCTATAAGCCTAACATGAGGGCAACAGCTCTCTGCTACTATTGTTCCTCAGCAACTGTTGCCTTTGATCCTGGAGGGAGCATGCAGTCAGCAAGACTTGTAGCcgattgacagccttatcctctaaGGAACTTAAGGTACAGATGTGCGGGTAATTTTCAGAAATTTTGCGCAAGGCTGGCTTCATTAGCTGTGATGGGATGAAGAATTTTAAACTATATTGCTACATTTAAGAATACAAGAATTTGCCTTGCCAGATAAGAAACAAGTCCATCTGCCCAGCATTCTGTTAATAAATGCCACCAGTTACATAactctgggcagagcttggaaaagttactttttttgaactacaactcccatcagcccaatccagtggccatgctggctggggctgctgggagttgtagtttaaaaaaaagtaacttttccaagctctgactctggGTAACTCACAAGCAAAGCAAAAAGGTGACAGCTTTCCCTTGAGGATGTGGTGGCACACCAAAGGAAACACCTCATCATGGGCTTACTTCCTGCCCCCAACTGACAGGATCACAGAATCAGCACCCAGGAGGACAGCACAATTCACTCAGTGGTGAAGCAACGTTCAGCCTGACATATTTTGCTGGcttataattttgcatataaattccaaaaatgtcagaaAGGGTGCCAAAAAAGAGAATCCCCAAAAGAGTCTTGCTCGACCTGATGGTCAAACCATTACTTAAAGTAAAGTAACTGTTTCTCACACTATTGACACTGTTCTATACTCACAGAGAAAAGagtgaaaaggaaggaaggaacaggaGCACTGTGTTCACTTTAAAAGGGAGGCACCTACCCCTAATTCCTGAACTGTTTGTTCATGACAGCATTAGTAGTCCCTCCCCACCTATTCCCAAGATGCTACTGTGctctggcaaataaataaataaatggaaagacCGATGCCTCCTGCCACAGGTGAAATCCAGAGTATTCTCATGTAAATTCAATGAACACAACTCCCGTTCTGCTAAAAAACATGGAACTAACACTCACACAGACATATGAGTGACGTGGCTGGAGAAGGGAATGAAGAACCTgtcgccctgcagatgttgctgcatTCCAGCTccgatcagcctcagccagcacagtcaatggTCAAGGGATGATACAACTTGCAGCCCACcgtctggacagccacaggttcaccatacTTGGGCCAGAGCACTGGGTTTGGGAAAAGctcagttcaaatccctgctcagctgtgaagcttCCTAAGTGGCCTTGGACAGGCCCACCTGCCTCAACCTACCGTAACTCATAGCAAAAAAACACCACCTTACAGGCAGGTGgggtgcaaatttaataaataaaaaacttaaTCCTAAGGAACCCGTTCACAAGTACCCAGTACTATTTGTCTCATGtgactgtgtgatgttcctgcttatagtgtaaatatggtaagtgctgtttatatagaagacatatggtaagtggagttaaagaggaggggggagtacatgagcagtagaatgctggatgattggctgagcggttgaatggctgggagtataaatggaagaatgacagttgaatctgggtggatgttgggagtgtggagaaagagggagttggagttctgattaataataagtcaagtacaaaacaggaatagatgaaaccatacgcttgtgaaacattctaaaactaatcttgttatttctgatatttaataaatacttatttggtttaccaaaggcctgatccttggctgggggatatacataccagaagggagggcaaggtaattaccaaggctgaacagaaacagtatctaatggtggcagcggtgaagggaggaataataacaattcaagtatccagagcaacccagagttgtatgcgttatctataaagatacaagggggttgggaacagcataagcacgcagtcacaaaagtaaccagctagagagagactcaggcaaagtctctgggagtattggttataggatgtgactggtggtgctgcctagcagggggatctagtgagatctgtgctagagcggagtgagaaaccatataaaggacggtccggactggtggtatccctggtggtgcctagtgaaaggcagtagccacaagcaggtgggaacctgacagggagagccagggaacgACATCACAGACTGCAGCCCAAGACAGTTTACACAGAGCAGGTCTCTGGACTAGGTGATTCAAACACAGGAGTTTTTATGAGGGCCGTACAGACTGGCTTGCACAGCTCAGCTGAGCGTATTCCTGGTGGCAACCTCACTGCTGCAGAGATGGCAACAGTGCCACTCTCCCAGTTCCCTATCATCAGGGATAAAAAACGTGATGCTAGGGGATAGAGCGGGCCCTACCTGTGGGGAGGAATGCAAGGCACAGACACCACCGGAGCAGCCGCTCTCTTCTCAGCCAGAATCTTTCTCGCCTTCTTCATTTTGATCCGGGACTTAGCCTTGGCCTTTTTCACCTTCTCCGAGCTCCAGCCtttcccatcttcctcctcctcctcgtcctcctcctccccttcgcTGTGCGAGAGGGCGGGCAGGCGTCGCATGGAGCCAGGCGGCGTGTGGATGTCACAGTAAGCCGTCTTGCGGACGCTGAAGGAGGTCCCGTTGGCTCCGGTCTCCCGGACAGGCTCCATTTTCATGTAGAGCCCAGCCTGCTGAGCGCAGGTGACGTGGAAGGCTGTGTAGCAGTTTGCTTTGTGACACTGTATACAGGCCCCCGAGCCTCGCTGCTTGCAGATGTAGCAGGTCAGCTTCCAGCGGGCTGGTGGGATGTGTTCTATGCTGTCTATGGGCTCCAGGAACACAGTGTTGGCAAAGCAGACCTCCGGGATCCAGAGGGCGCACACCACATGGGCCCAACGCCCATCGTCCGTCTGTTTGAAAGCGCCCCCTTTGTTTGGGCACAGGGCACAGTCCACGGCCCTGGAGGGCGACTGCAGGCAGCGGCGGCACAGCCACTGGCCCTCGGGGATATAAGGGACGCCGTAGCACTCCTGGTGCACGGCCAGGTTGCACATGTCACAGAAGAGGATGACATTGCTATTCTGACACTCCCCATCGTTGCAGATGCAGCAGACGGCGTCCTCGTCCACTAAGGCATTTGGATCCCCCTTGTTGTGGCTCTCAAAGTAGGACTCCTTCTCCAGCCGGTCCATCAGGTACTCAAAGATCTCCTGGGGGATGGGACTCACGCCTTCTGTCTTCCGGCGCTCGTTCATAATGTCCAGCCAGATGTAATCTTCCTCATCCATGTCATATTCAACCTCTTCGTCCAACTCCTCTGCCGACTTCTCAATgtatctggggtggggtggggaaggaaaggTACAACCCAGACTCAGTGACTGACGTGGACTGAGCACTGGTCACATGACAGAGAAAAGTAACAAGGGAGAAAGAGGTGGGAAAGCCTAGAGAGGTGTCAGCCATTGCTGTGTCTCTGCACCCTGCCCTGCCTTTGAGTGctgtatgtttaaaaacatatcattTGGCAGCTCTTAGCCATACAGAGATCTGGTCACTGTAGCCTCCAACCTCATCATTAGGGAACAGTTACCACCAGATCTGATTGCAGGAGCACAATAATTAGCATCTCAACTGGTGGCCAAATAGTAAAAGTTACCAGCTTGCCCCATGTTTAGAGCCCACCCCACAAGTACTTGTCATTTAATTCCACCTTGTATATGTACACCGGCTGTTGAAATGTTCTCTTCCTGGCAGTGTAAGTTGAATAACCGCGTGCGCTCTGTTTGCCATCCCCCTTTCTCTAGGCTGAGGAGAAGTGCAACCACTGCCATCCAAGCCCTTTTATTTTTTGCTGGAGGCTGGGGTGGGGCAAGAAAAACTTACCATGTCCCTCTGTGAAAATCCCTTTGTCTAAGAAATCACACTACTGAGTGAACCAGACTGAGCAAACGTTGTTACAATCAGATGAAGTCTTCAAACGTCAGCATAATGTACCTCTCAAAGTCaaggggagtggggtggggagttAGGATTTCCCTCTCAGCAACACTGCTTTATTTCCATGCTGCACCCTGATGCCAGGGAGTTCTGTGACCACTGGATAGAAACATCGCTACAAATTCTCTTCCCAAGGagcaagacttccctcttctggAGGAAGAGAAAAAGTCTCCCTTTTGCCCAATGGACACAGACCGTATCGGACTCCAAGCTGGAACTAGGCGCAGTCAGTAGATGTCCTTCGAGAGGGAAGCACAGAGGGCCACAGAAGTGCTCAGCAGCATCTCCTTAATGAGTCCTCCTCCCAATTTGAGAACATCAGATTAGGTGATGATGATTAATAACattgtatactgcttaatatagtaAAAATTGCTAAGTGGTTTTACATGGAAGACAATCAAAACCCAAAGATGACCCCACAAAGCCTTCCAACAACGATTCTACAACCCACAGAGCTGGTACCTGTAATACGAGGAGGGGCGCGGTGGTGCATCAGGCGTGTCCTGGTCCAGCTCACGGTACACAGCCTCTGGAAGCTTGGGCATGTTGCCAGCTGAGgcactgtggtggtggtggtggttggagtCCTTACGTTTCTCCTTGTTTTTATGCTTGCCAGCTTTGGGGGCCACAGACGGGGTTTCCGTGTTCTCTTTGTTGCTGTTATTCTCCGGAGCCTCCTCAGGCGCCTCGTCATCCTCAGACACCACGTCCAGGTTGTCAAAGATGCTGATGCGGTGCACACGGCCATGCAGGTCCACCTCCACCATGCGCTGGGCCTGCGCATAGGTCATGACCTCACGGCCCGGTGACTGCGAAGTCTCTGAGGGGTTGGGCGACTGCTTGTTGGCAGCCCGGCCATGCCTGCCCTTCTTCTTGTGCTTACGCAAAGGGGTGCTCTGCGGAGGTGGTGGGTTGTCATGGTCGTAGTGGTATAGGTGGTACTCAATCCCACTGTAGCTCTTGTAGATTTTGCGGCAAGTGTCCACAGGACACTCGTACGGTGGCTTGGTTGCCCGCAGGTTGTGGCAGAACGTCTTCACATCGAAGTCTACCCCCATAGTGTCTGTCAGCTCTGTAGGAAAGATGAAATAACACAGATATTAGGGCTACCACACCACCCATATAACAACAGCCAGCAGTTTGTTCCCCACACTCAAAGTGCTTATACTGGGCTGTGGGGGAAGGAGGTTAGAACACTGACTCCTGGCTTTTTACAACAGAACCTACTCAATTCCCAGACTGATTTAGTACAAAAGACTCATGGGGACCAGGCCAATTCCCAGTGGCAGACTGGGAGGAAACAGCAGGGCTAACATGGCCATTACAACCCACGTTACAGAATGTTGCGCAAAATCTTGTATGGCACTTTTCTTCTTCatcttttttgtcttttaaaaccaGATATTACTCCTCATCCCCCCCCCTCCTTTTGGGGTTATTGCTACATCATGCAACCAGCAATGTGGGTAGCAGCCATCTGGGTACAACGtaagaaaaagtgggatgatatTCTACCCACCCTACTTACCCCTGCCCACAGCATATTCTCCACCTAAAGATGCTATCCTGCTATGCAGGGACCAGAACAGCCTCTGGCTTTCTGTCTGTCTAGCTCAGGCATGTTGAACCTgcgatcctccagatgttgctggactacaactcccatcttcccctacctggtggccatggtggctgggtctGATGCAAATTGGGATCATTTACAAATTCCTCCTCAAACCTGCTTCTTGAGCTAAGCTTTTCCTGAATCTCTTCACCTTATTTGCTCTTGAATGCCTGCTGACTTCCCTGCAACTCAGCCTCACAAAGACAACCTATACAGCACACTGGGAATATACTAGTGTTTGCCATGATAAGCGTGCAAATTGTGACGGTAAGtcatgcaattctaaacatgcagCATAATGCACCAATGAGCCACAGCCACATGGCAATCCTCTGAAGTGCGGCTGCCTCTGTTTCCAAGTATCTTCCTGTCATACTTCACTTGTTTTTTGTGGCCGTCACACCCACGATATCGTGTGAAATTCAAGGAATGTTTCACTCCTTCATCAGTTCCTGTCTTCTCCTTCCACTCCATCTGAGGCAGATTTTAAGCCAGCCCTCTGGACAGGGATCCTTTCCACTGATGTTTTCTGTTGATTGCCTGGCATACTGCTGCCACCACTACATTTTAGCAGCAGCAAGACTCAGGCaatggtggggagggagaatggTTTGAGTTTGGCAGTATTAGCCTTACCCAAATTAACCATAGTATAACCCCTCAGCCACGTAAGGAAGACAGAAGCTGGGCCACAGTTTTCCTGGTTCTGGCAACACCCCACGTGGACTACTGTATGCTGGGGTACCCTTGAAGACTACTCAGAAACTCAAGTTGGTACACACTACAGCAGCTAGATTGCTAACTGGAACCAGATGAATGCAACTTATCTCAGAAGTTCTGAAACAGCTTCACTGGTTCCCAGTccatttccagacacaattcaaaatcCTGTTCTCAACTTTAAAGCTCAAAATGGCCTGGTATTGGAAACACTACCCTTTCTCTCCCATTAACCTATCCAGCCTTCAAGACCCACCTCTTCTGAAGTGAAGTGAATGGTACCCCAGCTGAGGAACACTCTTCCCAGGAAAGCTTGCCtgatgtcttttcagcaccaCATGAAGACTTTTATttgccctgccttttaatgtaaaCTAGCTGGAGAGAGCAACTGATGGCTAAGAAAGGGAAAGTCTGACTATGAGCATCAGATGGCTCTCATCGCAATGGTACCCACAGGTGTGCAATGGATGGAAATAGAGGGGCTAGCAAAAAAGGGAATGCCAGTCAATTGCCACTTCTTGCTCATGCAGCCCATGTTGCATTGATGTCCTTTCCACAAGAATCAGAT is from Rhineura floridana isolate rRhiFlo1 chromosome 3, rRhiFlo1.hap2, whole genome shotgun sequence and encodes:
- the BRPF1 gene encoding peregrin isoform X1; the encoded protein is MGVDFDVKTFCHNLRATKPPYECPVDTCRKIYKSYSGIEYHLYHYDHDNPPPPQSTPLRKHKKKGRHGRAANKQSPNPSETSQSPGREVMTYAQAQRMVEVDLHGRVHRISIFDNLDVVSEDDEAPEEAPENNSNKENTETPSVAPKAGKHKNKEKRKDSNHHHHHSASAGNMPKLPEAVYRELDQDTPDAPPRPSSYYRYIEKSAEELDEEVEYDMDEEDYIWLDIMNERRKTEGVSPIPQEIFEYLMDRLEKESYFESHNKGDPNALVDEDAVCCICNDGECQNSNVILFCDMCNLAVHQECYGVPYIPEGQWLCRRCLQSPSRAVDCALCPNKGGAFKQTDDGRWAHVVCALWIPEVCFANTVFLEPIDSIEHIPPARWKLTCYICKQRGSGACIQCHKANCYTAFHVTCAQQAGLYMKMEPVRETGANGTSFSVRKTAYCDIHTPPGSMRRLPALSHSEGEEEDEEEEEDGKGWSSEKVKKAKAKSRIKMKKARKILAEKRAAAPVVSVPCIPPHRLSKITNRLTLQRKSQFMQRLHSYWTLKRQSRNGVPLLRRLQTHLQSHRNCEPGRPAPPPPVSKTEQRDNTEDKNWALKEQLKSWQRLRHDLERARLLVELIRKREKLKRETIKIQQVALEMQLTPFLILLRRTLEQLQEKDTGNIFSQPVPLSEVPDYLDHIKKPMDFYTMKQKLEGYRYLNLDEFEEDFNLIVSNCLKYNAKDTIFYRAAVRLREQGGAVLRQARRQAEKMGIDFETGMHFPIAGNDTPLRSTENDEERLLLSENQKHLPLEEQLNLLLERLAEVSAGKQSVGRCRRAKMIKKEITALRRKLAHQRETGRDGHGPLARIILPTHNPCEKDTQTDSAAEESSSQETSKGLGPNSSSTPAHEVGRRTSVLFSKKNPKTAGPPKRPGRPPKNRDSQLAPGHGNSPVGPPQLPIMGSQRQRKRARSPRPSSSSDSDSDKSAEDTPIDLPANGFSSGNQPVKKSFLVYRNDYNLPRSSSESESSSTSTSSAASDRTSTTPSKQGRGKPSFSRVNFPEDSSEDTSGTENESYSVGTGRGVGHGSEYQGTVFSVFRSGDGVARRMAMTCFPLLFCLCTVVRKNISRSAGWLSEDEDSPLDALDLVWAKCRGYPSYPALIIDPKMPREGMFHHGVPIPVPPLEVLKLGEQMTQEAREHLYLVLFFDNKRTWQWLPRTKLVPLGVNQDLDKEKMLEGRKSNIRKSVQIAYHRAMQHRNKVQGEQSSDSSESD